In Limanda limanda chromosome 23, fLimLim1.1, whole genome shotgun sequence, a genomic segment contains:
- the LOC132996512 gene encoding histone H1-like — translation MAEVAPAPAPAAAAAKVKAVKKKVVKAKPAGPSVSELIVKAVSASKERSGASVSALKKALAAGGYDVEKNNSRVNTTIKKLVVSGTLVQTKGTGATGSFKMSKKVETKVHKPVKKAAPKAKKPAAKKPAVAKKPKAAAAKKPAAAKKSPKKVTKPAAAKKVAKSPKKVAKSPKKVAKSPKKVVKKAPAAKKAPAKKVAKPKAKKTAAKKK, via the coding sequence ATGGCAGAagtcgctccagctccagctccagccgccgccgccgccaagGTTAAAGCGGTCAAGAAGAAGGTCGTGAAAGCGAAGCCCGCTGGCCCCAGCGTCAGTGAGCTCATCGTGAAAGCCGTGTCCGCGTCCAAGGAGCGCAGTGGCGCGTCAGTGTCCGCCCTCAAGAAGGCTCTGGCTGCCGGAGGTTACGATGTGGAGAAGAACAATTCCCGCGTCAACACCACCATCAAGAAGCTGGTGGTCAGCGGGACCCTGGTCCAGACCAAGGGAACCGGGGCCACAGGCTCGTTCAAGATGAGCAAGAAGGTGGAGACCAAGGTCCATAAGCCGGTGAAGAAGGCCGCTCCCAAAGCGAAGAAGCCCGCCGCCAAGAAACCTGCAGTGGCTAAAAAGCCCAAGGCAGCGGCAGCAAAGAAGCCAGCAGCCGCCAAAAAGTCCCCGAAGAAGGTGACGAAACCAGCAGCGGCCAAGAAGGTGGCCAAGAGCCCTAAGAAGGTGGCGAAGAGCCCCAAGAAAGTGGCAAAGAGCCCCAAGAAGGTGGTGAAAAAGGCGCCTGCTGCCAAGAAAGCCCCCGCGAAGAAGGTCGCCAAACCCAAAGCGAAGAAGACCGCAGCCAAGAAGAAGTGA